The Deltaproteobacteria bacterium sequence CCGAAAAAGGGAGCCTCCTTTTTTCAGCGCAAAGGGCAAGGGCTATCTCTCCCATGACGGGACAATCAACACTTTCATTGCCGTAAACTTCCCTTACCTTCTTTTCTATAGCGTCCGTTGACGCACCGTATTTGCCTTTCAAGACCAGTGAGATTGTTGTACTGGAAACTCCCAGTTTGCGGGAGACCTCGGCCTGGCTCGAAGCATTGACAGCCTTGTTTAGCAGTTCAAGCCACTCCATTTTCATCCTCCGATGCTGCAACTCTCTTTTCCAGGTTATGGTCATAAAGGGCCTTTTCAGAGCGCTCGATCTCAAGCGCCTTCGGGCCTGTATCTTTTACCAGCCTAAAGCGGTTGCTCTTCTTTCCCTTTCTGCCGTTGACTTTAACTACATAGCCGCAATTTATAAGGGTGCGAAGTAACTTGGAGAGGTTCCAATGCTTTATCTCTGCCGTTGCCTCGATATCGGCAACGGTAAAAACTTTTATGATACGCATCGCCTTCCATGCCTTATGCCTTGCATTCATTAGCGAGTACCTGTAAAAAAGAGCTTCCTCTTTCCCCAGCTAGCAAGGTCAGCCCCTTCTTTACCATTAGTCCTTGCCCAGCTCTCAATTGCCTCCAGGCCGTTTGCCATAAGGCCGATTTCTCCCTTTGCCTGGTCATGAAGCTTTTCAAGAAGATCATCGGCAACAGCCACTTCACAGACCGTGTTGGTAACGGTACGGGCATCATCAATATCGATAGCCGTAAACTCCACCTCTTGAGTGACACGCCTCATAAAACGTGCATTCTTGGAAAGCTTAAGCCTGAGTTTTTCTTCACCGATAACAAATATGGGCGCTCTCGATGAATCATAAATGTCCCTCACCAGATCCAGCAGATTTATATCCTGGAGATAATCTGCCTCATCGATAAATAGTGGCCTCCCTGTTTCCATCAGTTTTTCGACAATGTAATTAAACATTGGCCTTGTACGCCCACAGGGTACGCCGCCCATTTCACTGGTAATATCAGCCAGCATGGATATAGGCCGCCAGATTGATTTGGCGCGTACAAAATACCCCTCCAGCTTGATACCGGCAAAGGTGCATGCCCAGGTCTTGCCCGTTCCGGGACGGCCTGAAATTAAACTCATACCCTCCACGTTTTGAGCCCGATCCTGAAGAGATCCCGCCGCTACCAGAAGCCGCTTTACATTTTTTGTGATTGCCGTTTTATTTCTCATACGTTAAACTACCTCCTATCATTGTTTTATGGGTGTTTACACCCGCTTTAAAGGACGGCTGGCGGGCCGTCCTTTTTTACACTGTAGGGGCAGGTCTTGTACCTGCCCTTTGTTTTTGGCACCCACGAGGGGAGCCCCTACATACCTAAATCTTTACTTCACCTCCCTCCTCATAAATATCCTGCAAATATTCAAATTCCCGTGTTGTTTTGTAGTACTCAATCCACTTGACCTGGCTTTCATTCAAGCGAGAGAGCTTTAACAGCATTTCATAACGCTCCCAGCCGTCC is a genomic window containing:
- a CDS encoding ATP-binding protein → MRNKTAITKNVKRLLVAAGSLQDRAQNVEGMSLISGRPGTGKTWACTFAGIKLEGYFVRAKSIWRPISMLADITSEMGGVPCGRTRPMFNYIVEKLMETGRPLFIDEADYLQDINLLDLVRDIYDSSRAPIFVIGEEKLRLKLSKNARFMRRVTQEVEFTAIDIDDARTVTNTVCEVAVADDLLEKLHDQAKGEIGLMANGLEAIESWARTNGKEGADLASWGKRKLFFTGTR
- a CDS encoding helix-turn-helix domain-containing protein; the encoded protein is MEWLELLNKAVNASSQAEVSRKLGVSSTTISLVLKGKYGASTDAIEKKVREVYGNESVDCPVMGEIALALCAEKRRLPFSASSPLRVRLFKACKVCEFK